From a single Capsicum annuum cultivar UCD-10X-F1 chromosome 12, UCD10Xv1.1, whole genome shotgun sequence genomic region:
- the LOC107851128 gene encoding UPF0047 protein YjbQ, producing MLPLSFGGIAKPFSGRISVKCEYTIPLRTTINNPSDSMASPKWAQKTVTLPPQRRGCHLVTSKIMKEIGQEMSGFKCGLAHFFLQHTSASLTINENYDSDVRDDTETFLSRVVPEGTSAPWKHTLEGPDDMPAHIKSSMFGCNLTIPITDGKLNMGTWQGLWLCEHRDSATPRRIVITLNGI from the exons ATGCTTCCTCTTTCGTTCGGTGGAATTGCGAAGCCATTTTCGGGGCGGATCAGTGTAAAGTGTGAGTATACTATACCTTTGAGAACAACAATAAATAACCCTTCAGATTCCATGGCTTCACCAAAATGGGCTCAGAAAACTGTAACTCTTCCTCCTCAAAGGCGAGGTTGTCATCTTGTTACTTCCAAG ATTATGAAGGAAATTGGTCAAGAGATGTCAGGCTTCAAATGTGGCCTTGCTCATTTTTTCC TGCAGCATACAAGTGCTTCTTTAACTATAAATGAAAATTATGACTCGGATGTTCGAGATGATACAGAGACATTTCTTAGTAGGGTTGTCCCAGAG GGGACATCTGCGCCATGGAAACATACTCTTGAGG GGCCAGATGACATGCCTGCACATATTAAGTCATCGATGTTTGGCTGCAACCTCAC GATACCAATCACAGATGGAAAGCTAAACATGGGAACCTGGCAG GGCTTATGGTTGTGTGAGCATCGTGATTCGGCTACCCCACGTAGAATTGTGATCACCCTGAATGGCATCTGA